In Hyphomicrobiales bacterium, the sequence ACTGCATCCCGCAGGCGCTGGCCGTGGCTCTCGCCCGCCGGCAGGCCGAGTTTCGGCGCGATCACGCCGTAGACGCGGACCAGATCGTCCGGGAAATGCTGGACATCCGGCATGTAGCGGGCGGCGCGGTACTGGCTGAGGGCTTCCTCTCCGTCGAAAGGAACGCCGGCCTCGCGGGCGATGGCGGCCAAGCAATCGACGAGGCCTCCCTCGAAGTCGATCAGCGTGCCCACGACGTCGAACGTCATATAGCGGAAGTCGCCGAAACCCTTTGCCATCGCTTCTCCGCTTCTCCCGCCTGTCATGTGCGGGCATCCGTGATCGTCAGCGAGCGCAGTCGCATCCTGACCGGGTCACTGGGTCGCTGGTCGCGACGGTTGCGCTCTGTTCCCCGGCCGGTCTCCGTCGGCCATGATCGAGTTTCCCACCGCTGGCTCGCCGGATACGCTGAATGTCGAAAAGCGTGCGGCACAAAATTCCGAATTCGCGGCCTTCGCGGAATCTCGGCTTTGCGGAGCGGGCGCGGGGCGACCGCGCGTCCGCTCCGCTCGCGCGGAGCTTTTCCGGCGTCAGCCCATCGCGGCGCGCACGTCCGGATCGGCAAGCGTCTCGTCGAGTGTCGCGCGGGTCCGGTCGACGATCGCGTCGATCTCGGCGTCGGTGCAGCACAGCGGCGGGGCGTAGCCTAGCACGCCGTTGCCGAAGGCCCGAATGACGAGCCCCTTATCCCAGGCGCGGTCGAACACGCGCTGCGCCGGCGCGGCGGCCGCCGGCAGCGGCGTCTTCTTCGCCTTGTCGGTCACGAGTTCGACCGCGGCCAGCATGCCACGGCCGCGCACTTCGCCGACGAGAGGATGGTCACGCAGGCTTTCGAGCCCGGCCATCAGGCGCGCGCCGGCCTTGCGGCCATTGTCGAGCAGGCCGTTTTCATAAAGGCGCAGCACCTCGAGACCCACCGCCGCGCTGACCGGATGGGCGGAATAGGTGTAGCCGTGGCCCACCGCCGCCGCGCCGGCACCGTCCGCGATCACGTCATAGACCTTCTGGGACATCAGCACGGCCCCCATCGGCACATAGCCGGAGGTCAGCCCCTTGGCGGTGGTCATCAGGTCCGGCACGATGCCCTCATCCTCGCAGGCGAAGAGTGGGCCGGTGCGCCCGAAGCCGGTGATGACCTCGTCGGCGACGAAGAGGATGTCGAGCTCGGCGCAGAGTTCGCGCATCGCCTTGACCCAGCCCGGCGGCGGGACGAGGACGCCGCCGGAGCCTTGGATCGGCTCGCAATAGAAGGCCGCGACCCGTTCGGCTCCCCCCAGCGCATCGACCTTGGCCCGCAGCGCGGCGAGCGAAGCGGCAATCACGGCCTGCGGATCGGAGCCGACCGGGTTGCGGTAGGTATAGTGCGACGGAATTTTATGCTGCCAGTCATAGGGCACGCCGAAGCCGGCGTGGAAGGCGGGCAGGGCGGTGAGGCCGGCACCGACGGTCGACGAGCCGTGATAGCCCTGTTCGATCGAGATGAACTGGTCCTTCTGCGGCTTGCCGCGCGCCTGCTGGTAGTAGCGGATGAAGCGGACCGTGCTGTCGACCGCATCGGAGCCGCCAAGCGTGAAATAGACGCGGTCGAGATCGCCGGGCGCGCGCTCGGCAAGCTCGGCGGCCAGGCGGATCGCCGGCTCGGAACCGAGGCCGAAATAGCCGGTGGCATAGGCAAGCTCGCGCATCTGGTTCGCCGCGGCCTCGACGATACTGTCCTGCCCGTAGCCGGCATTCACGCACCACAGCCCGGCGAAGCCGTCGATGAGCTGCTTTCCGGAGGCATCCGTGATGGTCGCGCCCTTCGCCGAGCGCAGCACGCGCACCCCGGCCTTCTCATGGCCGCGATAGGAGGCGACCGGGTGAATCCAGTGTTCGCGATCGAGTTCGATCAGGGAATTGCTCAACATGGCGGTTCTCCAGCTTATCCGAGCGCCTGACTGGCGAGAGCGAAGGGTTTGGCGGGGCCTGCCGGCTGCGGGATCGCCGCGTTGCGGCGCATGGCGATGCCGCCGCCGACCGCCGCGAGGGCACGGGCTGCAAGCCACGGCGAGAGCCGTTCCCATTCAGCCGTGTCGACGCGCAGGAACGCACCGGGCCGGCTCGCGATGACGAAGCTCAGCAATGCCTTCGCCTGTTCCACGGTATTCGCGACCACCGGCCCGATCACGTCGCCGCGACCGAACGGGCGCAGCGCCGCATAGCCCACGACCTGACCGGCGTCGCGGAGGACGGCCATCCGCCCAAGGTCATCCAGCAGCCGAAGCAGCGGGCGGCGATCCATCCCGAGGGCCTGACGATCGAGTTCGGTCACGGCGGCGAAATCCGCAGGGCCAGCCCAGTCCACGGCCATGGCCCCGGTCGCCGAATCCGGGAGCGCCGGGTTCGGAATGCCCTGATGCTGACGGATCTCATGCGTCGACCGGAAGCCGAGCTTTTCGTAGAGAGGCAGGCCGTCCGTGGTTGCGGTGAGACGGCATTCGCGCGCGCCGCACGCCGCGAGGGCAGCGTCCATTAGCCGCCGGCCGAGACCGCGCCCGCGCATGCTGGCGGCCACGATCACCATGTTGACGGTCGCGCAGTCGTCCCCGAACGGTGTCAGCATGGCGGTGCCGACCACGGTATCGCCCTGCAGCGCGACGAAGCCGTGGCTGAGCGTCAGGAGCATCGCCCAGTCCTCGCGGCGATGCGGCCAGCCCGCCTCGCGGGAGAGCAGGACGGCGCCGTCGAGATGGCTTTCGTCGAACGCGATGAGATCGATCGTTTCCTGGTCCATGATGCTTCGCCTGTATCCGGTGCATCATGGATAAGCCGGGCGCCGGCGCAGTTCGTCCCGAGGATCGGCGCCGGGCAACATCTTCAACCGTAGGAATGCGCGGCGACCGCATGGAATGCCACGGCCGGCCGGAAGAGGGCCGGGCAGGCGGCGTCGGGAGGGCTGGACGAGGCGCGCGGGCGCAACTCTCTGCCATAGCCTCAGGGGCGGACGGCAGTTTGTGCTTCCTGCCGCCGGCAATGCGGTGCTCGCGCCATTCGGCCCGCGGCTATGATCGCCGATAGCGGACGCAACCGTTTCGCCACAGGGGACCTGCGCGGATGACTGTCTTCAAGCCCAAATTCGTCACCTTCGACTGCCATGGCACGCTGATCTATTTCGCGATGGATAAGGCCGCGCGTGCGCTCTACGGCGACAAGCTGGACGAGCCGGCCATGCAGCGCTTCATCACCAATTTCTCGGCCTATCGGCTCGATGAAATCCTCGGCGACTGGAAGCCCTATGAGGAGGTCGTCTACAATTCGCTCGAGCGGACCTGCCGCAGGAACGGTGTCGCCTTCCGCCCCGAGGATGCGCGCTGGGTTTATGAGCAGGTTCCGACCTGGGGGCCGCATCCGGACGTGCCGGCCGGCCTCGCCAAGGTGGCGAAGGAGATCCCGCTCGTCATCCTGTCCAATGCCATGGACGACCAGATTCCGCATAATGTCGCCCG encodes:
- a CDS encoding GNAT family N-acetyltransferase, with protein sequence MDQETIDLIAFDESHLDGAVLLSREAGWPHRREDWAMLLTLSHGFVALQGDTVVGTAMLTPFGDDCATVNMVIVAASMRGRGLGRRLMDAALAACGARECRLTATTDGLPLYEKLGFRSTHEIRQHQGIPNPALPDSATGAMAVDWAGPADFAAVTELDRQALGMDRRPLLRLLDDLGRMAVLRDAGQVVGYAALRPFGRGDVIGPVVANTVEQAKALLSFVIASRPGAFLRVDTAEWERLSPWLAARALAAVGGGIAMRRNAAIPQPAGPAKPFALASQALG
- a CDS encoding Adenosylmethionine-8-amino-7-oxononanoate aminotransferase; translation: MLSNSLIELDREHWIHPVASYRGHEKAGVRVLRSAKGATITDASGKQLIDGFAGLWCVNAGYGQDSIVEAAANQMRELAYATGYFGLGSEPAIRLAAELAERAPGDLDRVYFTLGGSDAVDSTVRFIRYYQQARGKPQKDQFISIEQGYHGSSTVGAGLTALPAFHAGFGVPYDWQHKIPSHYTYRNPVGSDPQAVIAASLAALRAKVDALGGAERVAAFYCEPIQGSGGVLVPPPGWVKAMRELCAELDILFVADEVITGFGRTGPLFACEDEGIVPDLMTTAKGLTSGYVPMGAVLMSQKVYDVIADGAGAAAVGHGYTYSAHPVSAAVGLEVLRLYENGLLDNGRKAGARLMAGLESLRDHPLVGEVRGRGMLAAVELVTDKAKKTPLPAAAAPAQRVFDRAWDKGLVIRAFGNGVLGYAPPLCCTDAEIDAIVDRTRATLDETLADPDVRAAMG
- a CDS encoding 2-haloacid dehalogenase gives rise to the protein MTVFKPKFVTFDCHGTLIYFAMDKAARALYGDKLDEPAMQRFITNFSAYRLDEILGDWKPYEEVVYNSLERTCRRNGVAFRPEDARWVYEQVPTWGPHPDVPAGLAKVAKEIPLVILSNAMDDQIPHNVARLGAPFHAVYTAEQARSYKPRMKGFEYMFDMLGCGPEDVCHVSSSFRYDLMTAHDLGIKNKVWVNRGHEPANPYYGYTEIKDISGLPGVFGL